aacaaacagaaaacaactaAGCAACACTGAATGTTTACCTGCTGCTGGGACACGTCTACGTCCTGAAGAGAAATGAGGCGTTCAGGTGCTACCAAACATGTAGGAATTGGGGAAATTACAATCCAACAACCAAATACTAAACAAACTTTGGGTTGGGAGACTCAAGTCTTCTGGTTGACCCCTAAAACTATTTACCTTTGATTTATCCATCTCACTGAGGACCATATTAGACATAAgttttatgttttgttgtgttatcTTCGGCAATGTCTGTTTTATGTACACTGACTTTTATTcccaaaataaaaatcatttcatGCAGAAAATATCAGATCACATATTCAGGCTTGACAGAATCTTCACGATCTACTGGCATGGAAATACGACTAGAAATTGTGTTTTAATTTCGTTTCCTAACATTTCCAACAATATTTCCAACACTAGCAGATATTACAAAGTTAAATCAGAGAGTTAAATTTACTCTGCAGTGAGTGCATTCGGTATAGTGTTAAATGTAGTAAAGTCAGTGTAAAAATGAACTCGGTGTTGATCAACTTTACTGAACACAATGactgagttgattttacactactTTGATTGGGAGCATATGTATACAATTTTCTGCTTTTCCCTTTTGTCAGTCATttatttccttccttcctttctttaCATTGTTTTCTTATCCTTTCTTTCTCTCAGTCCTCGGTTCCTTTTCTTCTTCCTACGCtccatcttttttttcttgtcatTATTTCCATTTGTCCATTCTTTCTTCATTTCCTTTCATTATTCCTTCATTTCCTTGTTTTTTGTCCTTCCTTTTCTCCCATTCATTGCTTTGTTCTTTCTTATTGTCATTTGTTCCTTTTattatttcctttgttttttcACCTTCACTCtgtttttaatcttatttcattttgtcCATCGTTACATTTCCTTCCATCTTTACATTCTTTCTGTCCTTTTCTTTCTCTTAAGCCTCAGTTCCCTTTTCTCTTTCCTACTCTCAACCTTCCCTTATTCCTGCCATTCTTTTCTTTTGTCATCCTTTCTTTATTCCTTTCCGTCATTCCTTCTTTTCTTTCTTCTCTTTTCTCCTTCCTACCCTCCATCGCTGTTTCCTTTTGTTCATTTCCTTCCATCATTCCATTTTGTTCCCTTGTTTTTTGCCCTTCCTTTCTTTATCCCATCCATTCTTTCATTCTTTCTTATCATTTTTCTTTTTCGGAATTTATTTATGTCCTTTCACCCTTCTTCACCTTCTTTCTGGTTCTTCTTTTCACCTTTTCTCCATTAATTCTTTATATTCTTCCATCCTTATGTTCTTTCTTTTCATGTTTCTCCCCTTTTCTTTCTCTCAGCCCTCAGTTCAGTTTTCTCCTTTCTACCCTcagcctttctttctttttgtcctGCTTTCCTTTTACCCAtcctttgtttctgtcctttaatTTTTCTCTcaccctttttcctcttttttcttcttcttcttcctcctcttgtATGACGAACACCTTGACATTTTTCTTGAATGTGCGCTATCGCCATCTAGTGGTCGGTAGAGGGTGTGCGTATGTGCAGAGTTATCTAAACAAAGGGAACTCTTTTTCTGCCGTAGAGTTGTATGGCTGGCCCCCTGCAGGCTGGCCTTGGTATAGCAGGCTCGGCCCGCGCGCTGGGACTGGTCGTTTCGCAGCCATTTTCTGTCCAACCACGCAGCCGTCTGAGGAAGCGAACCAACCAGGGCTTCATTGCAGGTTTGTGTCTGGCTCCGGCCAATGATTGCTAACCGTTTGTCGTTAGCTCGAATGGAAATGTCCGTctctgtctgatttttttttatttgttgtctGAGTGAATGAGGGCTGCTCATCAGGAAGTATCCGGCAGGCGAAACGTTAACAATAATTGTTTTAAATTTGGGGCCTCGGCCGCGTCCTTCTGTGTTCCACACGACAAAGAACAGGCCGGAGGTTTCCCTGCCAGAGCCGCTAAAAATGAGAATTTATCCAGGGGGCGTCGGTAGGtccactaaaaaaaaaaggtaacaacCACCCGTTCCCAATGTTAATAATGCTTATTAAGGCTGTAAAAGCTTCTAATGACACGAACTAACATGCTAACTAGCTAGACAGTTAGCTATCTTAGGATAACGAAACAAATTTAACAAGAAGTAACTGTCATTAATTATCAGGCGCATGAGATCAACTATACCGATTGTTTTGCCTTTAATTtcgttatttattttttaatacggCCTGTTAACACGATCGACCACAATCATCCGATTTTCTGTTCATCAAAGGTTTCTTTTAATAATCTCGGCTACACAGCTTTAGTTTTCAATGTGAGATTGTTAATATTACACATCTGCATTTAACACTTCACAGATCATTTTAAGGGTTACTTTTACTCCGTAGTTTGTAGGGCTTCATGAGTTTGGGTGTCACTGTTGCCATGGTTACTCAATTAGCATGTAAAATGAGGCAAAAAATTAGCATGTCAGTGCTTAAAAGCATAAAGACAGTCTAATCATGGCAAGGAAGATCATCTCTAGAGACGCCTGtacgtgggtttgtttaacgtaaGAATGTTGTTGCGTGCCGACAAACGTGGTCCTTGAGAGAGCCATATCCTGGACCGATGGCTGGGACATCCCAGACGATCGGGGTtgcaggacctgctgcagccttcatccaccttcacagccgttGGCTGACTAGTcatcacctcctccgcctgatGTGCCGTTAGCTTTCTCGTGTTGAGAGTTCACGTTGGACCTTCATGCTTTCCATATCAGCcacggggcacacaaggtccccatcgTATTTCATTCCAACATCCCTTACTTGATCCGATACAGGTGTCACAGCGAGGATGAGGGATTGGACTTCAGCGCCCACTCTTATACCGTCATGAGCAGAAAGTCTGTAAAACATTATTAATCAAGTCCATGGGTACTTGGACAGTGTTGCAGTATTTGACCTTTTGCACACCACCGCTGTGGAGTTGGACTGATGTAGTGTAAAAGAAGTAGGGTTTATATACagcgtgcacataactggtgctcatgcaGGCTAAAAATAACTGGATGGAGGTGCTTttcctgcagtctgttgtcattcTTTCCTCCTCAGAAGTACTTCGCtctgtgttttaaataaatgctGTGCAGCATTTCTTTGTAGCACACATCAGCATCAGAGCACAAGTTACGTGCATGCCTGCATATAGGCCCCAAGGCCTATTGATGCCAGTGTTTATCTTCAGTTTCCAGGTGTAATAATGCATAATGTAGAGTAGACTTTCAAATTTAATTCAAGGAGTGTAACTACAATTTTGTATTAACCATTGAGGAATTGCATTTCTATGTACAGTTCCTCCGTTTCAGAGGTCATAAGTAATCCAACAAACTAAATGTAGGGGTTCATGTTTATGCAAATTGTTACTTTCACTGCCAAATGAGTAAGGGTATGGATAAACATTTTCAAGTCATATGTCCTGGGCTTCATTAAGACATGAAACCAGTCTGGTAAATCTGacaggagtagacagttctcacggAGGCCACCAAGGTGACCATGATAGTTCAGAAAGAATTATAGGCtcttgtggctgtgattggcaaAACTGTGGATAACGCACAGTTTTTATTGTTGCTCCACCAACCACAGCTTCCATGTGGAGTTCAGCAGAGAAGGATTTAGTGATGAGCCAAATTGTGGCCCAATTTCCTTGTAAATCACAAattgcatctggcataaaacctgtgccaaataatcACATGGACCCATACAGGATCTGCTGTGGAAACTCCAAGTGTAATCCTGGAGGATCATCGAAATTAAAATGTCAGTGATATTAAAGTATAAaaggcggcacggtggcttaatgATTAGCATtagtgtctcacagcaagaatgttgtgggatcgctttccgccctttctgtgtggagtctgcatgttctcccctgtgCCTGCGTTTGTTCcccctgggtgctctggcttcctcccacatccaaaaacattcaggttgggtgaattggaaactttgacCATAGGAGTGAGtgcgagtgtgtttgtctgtgtatatgtggccctgcgacatagAAACTAGATGGATGAAAGTATaaaattacaaagaaaaagaCCAATCATTTTTTTCTTACTTAAATATTATTTGGTGTTATTTGTTTGTTGATTGATACACTGAAGCTCCTACTTCACATTGCCCTTTTATTTTTTCTGACAGCTAAAAGCAGCCATATAGTTGTAATTTTATGCCGTGTGACTATACGGCCCATGTCCAAATTTACTTTCACAGCCGCTAGGTCTGGATCTCCATCTGCATCTGATTGCTTTTATAGACCATAATCAATGATTTGACACTTGTCCCATATAATGGAGACGTTGCCTGCTGCAGTGTTGCAGACAGTGAGACCTCCTTAGTCCACACATCACTGAAATTTGGAGCAGTATTTCTGTGAAGTTGAATTATTCACCCTGAGCTAGAACACAAGCCCTGTAATGAGGTCATAACAGTGTGTTTTGTAGATGGACGGAGACAGTTCGACTACCGATGCCTCCCAGCTGGGAATCAGCGGAGAGTACATGGCTTCCAGTCACTACGTACTGCAGTCGCAAGATGGTGCGAAGCTGACAAAGCATTTGACTATTAGTACTGTGATTAGCGAGCAGGTGATTAAAGCTGTTTATTTACTTAAATAGATGATGCAGACGAGAGTCTGAATGATCATGAGGATGGCGGCATCAAAGAAAACTACAGGGAACAGGACATCTACCTTCCGATTGCTAACGTGGCTCGCATCATGAAGAACGCTGTTCCACAGACTGGAAAGGTACATGAGATTTATGAGGAGAACTGTCATTGTCAAGTACAGAAacaaaatgacagaaaaaaaattgtcactCTGCAAATAGTTATGTACCTGACCCAACTGTAATACTTCCTCCCTCCTGTATATGAAGTTTTGTGTTGGTAACATAATGTATGTACACATTCAGAGGTTGTTTGAATGGTTTCTTGTGTAACTGCCAGAAGCTGTTTGGAAACTGAAAAACACATCAAATGTTTTTGTGTTACCAAATGCAAATTTtcctaaggttttttttttcctccccctcaGATTGCAAAAGACGCAAAAGAGTGTGTGCAGGAGTGCGTGAGCGAATTCATTAGTTTTATCACATCGGAAGCTAGCGAGCGCTGCCACCAGGAGAAGAGGAAGACCATCAACGGCGAGGACATCCTGTTCGCCATGTCCACGCTGGGCTTCGACATGTATGTGGAGCCGCTGAAGCTCTACCTGCAGAagttcagagaggtgagactccaCAGTGGAGCCAAAACATGTCAGATGTCCTCTGTGGACTGTTTACAGTCTCCATTATtgactggttaaaaaaaataagtcCCTTGTTTTCCCTCGGTCGCCACAGtgtatccaaggtggatctgcatgttgaattggcacaagtttacaccagatgcccttcctggtgcaactcaaCATGGAGCAATACGTTccccactgaaaccaagtgcactaaccgcttgtccaccacccctgccccatTATTGACTGGAATCATGTGACTTTGTTGGGAAAACTGTCAAATACCACTTTATGGGAATATTCCTGGAGAGGAAGTGCCGCCCTGCTGTACTTCTCTCGCCAGCCCTTTAGAATGTGCTCATGGTGACTCCACCAGATTAAAATGGATGTGTAATTACAGCTTATGTGCGTTGTTCTCACATGTATAATGTTTGCACTTGAACTGGTGTTTGTCCAGGCCATGAAGGGGGAGAAGGGGATACCTGGAGTAGCGGTGGGAGAAGGACTGGGGGAGGAACTTGGAGATGATAGCTTCAGTAAGTCAAATGCACAAAAACAGAAGCTCAAAGaatgttggaaaaaaaattcattcatttcattaaaatgtctttttttttcctttcatcagCAAACCAGCTGCCGGCTGGGATTATTACAGCAGATGGACAACAGCAGAACGTCATGGTGTACACCACCTCATACCAACAGGTAAAACCCACTGTGCTGTCCATTACACAACAATGTGTGAAGTGCTCACTTACACGTGCACAAACATATGGTTTTCATGAACATAGCTTCATTTGGTCCAGCAAAGTATTATGGCAGTTGTTTTTCAGGAACTTGAGGGgggaatataaaaaaaataaaaaaatcacaacttgCAGCACATGTAATTCTGTCAAAATGATGGTCAAATTTTAAAGAAAGATAAATCACAAAATGACATTACATGAAGTCTAATCTTGTCCTTCGCATTCTCTGGTATGATCGACTGAATATATATTTGCGGATGCTAATAGCACATTTAAAGTAGAAACAGACATGACAGTGGTGGATATCCTCCTCAGTACAAGTCAGATGTGTTCACTTTGTCCTGGGGTAACGTTACCTGCCTCATAGATTTTAAAGTTCTTGTCAGCCTACTTCCACAGATGTAAGTGTACTTCAGTATTAGAGACCAAACTTTGCTGTGGTTTTCAAACACTTCCCAGCTCAGGTTCTTCACGTGGTTTGCAGTACGACCAGGAACAGAGCAGTGTTTGGCTGTGTTTAATTCCTTTGCATAAGTGCAGAATATTTCATTCACATGATGACAACCTCGCGATAAACATGGTGGACACGATGCTCTCGGTCATGACTGATCCGGATATCTGAGGCTTCAAACGTATGGCGCTGTCCCCCGTCCCCTTTAGACCACGTGTTCAGAGCTAACTGTgtgtttaaacatatttttgatGATCTCCCCTGGGATTTGGGATCAGGTCAGTTGTTTTAGATCAACTCTTGAAGAATTCAGGTTGCCCTGGAGTATGATCTCGCATAACTGGTGTTAATTTGGGATTTGTATGTAACAATGTGTTTTGCTGGCAGTTTGCACTCGAGTTGTTTGCCTTCTCTAATTCAGTTCTACTGTGCACTTTTTACAGATTCCTGCTGTGCAGCAAATCCAGTTTTCATGACGAGGACGTTTCCCAAGTGTGACCCTGCTGAGGGgcagagatgggggggggggggggtgtacacaACCCTCATGTACAGAAAAATTAGTATATGTTCATCAGAAATCGTAGTTTCTAGTTGTGAGGTACCAAATGTTTTGGAGCAAatccaaaccagctgggaaattTAAGGCTTTATTTTAAAGGCTAGTGTTATTACGTAATTTAGTGttcagatttgtttttttatttgcatgtgtgcatgtgtttgcattTGTGCAGTTGTTAttcctttgtgtgtgtgcgtgtgtgtgtgtgtgcgtgcatgtaggGGTGGgaatgtaacttttttttttatgtatttgaacCATGAGAAGCGACATTACAGCTGATCATGCGGCTCTTGAGTTCACGTAATTTACAACGTGCTTTAATTTAAATCCTTTgaataaaaattctaaaatggcATGAAAGCATCaactctttattttattttattatttatcacatgGAATAATTCCCACATTCATTATTGCAGCTGCTGCTTGTATCAATCTATGAATGGTTGAACTGTCCTGCACACCCGAAATGGGGCAAAATGTAAAAGTGCACTGGCTGCAACAAAGCAATCAGACCTCGATGTGGTCAACACAACTTAGATAATGTATTTGGGAAATCCCATTTTCCATGAATTTGCTAACATTTTGTCCCACGTCTGACAGAAATGAACTGTAGTATCATTGCAATTGTGCCATACATTATTTCACCAGTAGACGGCAGTTGGCTGGAATGGTTAAATGAGTCTTCAAGGAAACTTCTGTCAGGCTGTCAATatgaaatatttgcacagaattcCATATTCTTAGAGATACTACGAGTGTACGCTGCCATCAGTAGTTTTGCAAGTTTGTAATTAgtgctttttcaccttttttgctAGAGGACCGTACCAGTTCCTGAAGAAAACTGAACCTGAAGTTGATATAAACTTAATTACATAGCATACTAatgcagaaagaaagaaaaagaaaaaaaaaaagtttgaccacatggCATTTTTTCCATTCTGAAAATGTAATGTACCTGTTGTATTCCTCCAACTGCTTTGAGAAATATGATTCATGAATTCAAACAAAAATGATCCCTGCAACAGAGTGGCCTCCTGTCCAGGGTCCTCACTTATCGCCCCGTGACGGCTGGAATAGACTCCAGCACCATCGTGacctttaatgaatgaatgactgactgaatgaatgaatatctcaCTGTAGCTGCACTTTGCAGCTACGTGGTCTTTTACTGCCACCTTGTGATCATGAGATAGAACTACACCAACCACCAGGACTTCAACAAACCTTTTCACACTTTTTTATTCACATACATGTTTAAAGTACGTACAAATACTTTTTTTGTGCTTGAAATAAAGAAAATCGCCTTTGACGTGAAGTTCTGTTTATTTGCCACAGCGCTGTCTTGCTAAAGTGCGTTAGCTACCGTTAGCAACAAAATTAGTTTTTCTTAATTTGATGTCTAAATTGATTCGATTGTGTTGTAATGAATATTACCTATTAATTATTACATTATATTTGTAAAATGTGGCAGAGTATGTAATAATAAAACATCCAGTGTAATACAATGCAATAAAATTAACTGATGCTTATGAGcgtgaaaatatatatattttttttattttctgtgtatTTCTACTAAAATTTCAGTAGGCAATaatatcttattttctttttctcctcGTGTTGGTGCAGGTTCTAGATGTTGGGTTTCACACACAGGATTGATATGTGTCATGGTTTGTATGATTACACagtcgctttttttttttaaaaagtcaatGAGTCATAATGGTTTTGatcttttaattaataaaatccaCAATATAGAGTTGAACCCTCAGAGAACATCTCATTGAGAACCATTAGGGGACCCAGGAAGCCCAGAACTACTCCAGCCAGGATGGAGCCTCCAGCCATCAGCAGCTTCTTACTTCTACACCACCTCCTGTTTTTTGACTCAACTTCAGCTGCTTTTTGCTGAAGCTCATCCACCAGTTTCTCCAGTTGTTCTACCTTCGCCTCCTTTTCCATCAGATCGGTTTCCATCTCATCCGTCAGCTGCTGGATCCGTTTATTCGCTGCTCTCCGAGCTTCCATGATCACCTCCTGTCTCTCCTCCATGGCTACTCGTGTCTGTTCTTTGCTTCTCTGGATCTCCATTAGTTGGTCCTTTAAGATGTCGAAGTGCTCGTTCACAGCCTTCCCAGCCTTTTCAGCCTGGAGCTCACACGTCAGCATGCTGCTGTGAAACTCCACCTCCATCTGCCTCATGATTTCCTCTTTGTCCtggtagtgcagcggataactgaaaaaaatgcttcaaatggtgatgcaagcaccaaatttggcacacatactccttagacattactcttttaaaaaggccgggtacccacgtgaactttcaataggcggccaagaaggggtcaattgaagtattacacatgggtcaaaatttaaaaatgttccaatcatattgaaaggtattctatattatttgcctgatcataaagattccaaaaaggtatagtttggactatctgtgaatgaatggtctggagttatggggtaaaaacagcaagaacactgagaaaggtcaatttcagtttgtacaggggtcaaaagttaaagttgctccaattttggtaaaaaagtggtgcaaattactggttgagctaataggattaataaatggaatagttttgactgtgttgcgtgcttggtttgcaaagtaaaggttaaacaataccaGCAtccgttggattctatgacatgtgacatatgctaccctgtaacatgataacaaagcgtgatacatgatgcaaactattctttttaaaaccgtattcacccaactaataatttgcatcagtttttaccaaaattggagcaactttaaacttttgacccctgtacaaattgaaattgacctttgtcactgttcttgctgtttttaccccataactccagaccatttattcacagatagtccaaactatacctttttggaatctttatgatcagacaaataatatggaatacctttcaacatgattggagcatttttaaattttgacccctgtgtaatacttcaattgaccccttcttggccgcctattgaaagttcacgtgggtacctggcatttttaaaagagtaatgtctaaggagtatgtgtgccaaatttggtgcttgcatcaccatttgaaggatccctcagtaaatattcacttatctgctgcactatgttgaTTCTCTGGACCCACATGGACTTTATGGACCTCCTCCAAATGACACTCCACATCCTGATCGCTGTGGACTCTAATGTGGACTTCAGCAGCAGCACTGAGCGAGGGTGTCCTCCTGGTCCATCATTCTGCTCCCAGTGTCCAGAAACGTCTTCTCCAGTGGTCCTtccatgtttattttctgttgtagCCTCAAAAATTCAACGGGTTCTTTGGAACTATGACCAGTTCttctgtgtttctgtttgtgtgacTGCTCTCCAGGGAAGGAAGATGCCAACTGACGTTATCTGCACTGCTGTGGGGCCTTTGTACCCTGTTGGGCGGTCTTTATGACGTCACAGCATCAAGAGTCATAAAGCGCTCTCAGAGGGCTTGTCAAATTAATTTGTAATGAAGCAATGAAAGGACAATTTAAAAAACTTTATTAAAAAGTATATAAATTAAACAGCAGCGCAACGCACCCCCCTCCCACCCTCCACTCCCAATTTATCGATTCCCACTTCACGTCGGAGGGTGGCGGTAATGTACCAAACAACTGTTTATCAGACAACAATGGTCCGAAGAAGAAGATAAACCGTAGTTGCAAAGATGTTACGCATTAAACTGGATAAACTTAAATAAAGCAAAATCAGTGCAGGAAAAGGCGACAGGATAAAGATTTGTGAAAAGACGAGACGGTTTCTCATTATCGTAAAAGTTGATTTGGAAAGTAAGTTTGTTTCTTGGGCTCACTTGAAACAAAGCTAATGTTTCTAAGCTAACTAGCAAAAATCGTTCTCTTCTTAAatcgtttttttttctcctctataTTTTCAAACCGGCCCCATTAgtattattaatttttattttattagtgagtTTTATTCtgtatttaatttaatatttttaaatttccattaaaatttaacatttgatttattatttaattaatcGGAATTTCGTGTCtgagttttatttctgtttctttAAAAACAATAATTACATTTAAAGCTGcaagtttttattaaaaaaaaaactggttagcAGTGTTAATCacttttttaattaaatacgcaAGGCCAACTTGCAATTTTCGATCTACCTGTTTATCGACAGGAGATGCAGCATCTCAGgtgctatttttattttttaacttataAATAAGTTCTTTTGTCTTCTCCTTTTTTCACTTGggctcgccacagcagatccagtatggCTCTGCATGTTTATTCAgcacaagtttcacaccagatgcccttcctgatccaTCCATTATATGGAgagtgggcaggggtggtcttgaaccgggaaAAAAGGCACTAACCATAAAACCCTAAAAATACATCGTAATTAGACCAAATTGGCAAAGTTCATGTTTAATCTGAGGGCTAGTCATAGAACATTCAGAGGAACATCATAGAATGCAAAAGATCATCAACCAGTAAGAGTGTCCTGTCTCCAAATAACGTGAAACAGAAGAGTCTGACAGTTATACATCCTCTACTTTGCAATTATTGCACAATATGattaaacatgaccagatttttgTAGGAGACTACCTAAAAGAACTCATTTAGTTTGGTTTATCATAGGAAACTGAGACAAAAGCTGATCAGAAAATGTAGTTCAGAAATTGTAATGTTGTGCATAAGTGGTTCATGCtttcatgtctgtgtgtttcACTGGCTTGTGCAGATATGCAGAATGTCCTGATGAATAAAGATGGGAGTGTCCCACATGTGCAGAGGGTGTGGAGCCTCAATCCAGATCAGGATGACCCAGTGTCTTCACACATCAAAGAGGAACAGGAGGAACGTTGCACCAGTCAGAAGGAGGAGGCTAATTTCACCATGCTGTCATTCATGCTGCTCCCCATTAAGAATGAAACCAATAAGGAAAAACCTCAGGTTTTGCAGCTTCATCAAAACCAAGTGGTGTTCAGAGACACTGTAGCAATGAAAACAGAATCTGATGGGGTGGAGTCTAGACGAGCAGAACCAGTATGCAACTCAGATCCAAGTGAACTTAATTGTACTGTTGGTAAGAAAACATTTAATAGATGGTGTTGTAAATGATTTAACATTTTGATGTCTCTCCCACTTTGAAATTACACCTGAATCGACCAAAAGCCCATGTGTTGATTGACTGGAAACCTTAATTGACACAAGTCTTATTAAATGGAGTAAACTCGATCAACTGTGGACTGTCGGGGCCAGCCAGGCCTTCTGTGCTGGCCTAAAGATTTATCATCAGTAGGACTCACAACATTTTCATGATTTAATATTTTCAATCAGTCAGTAAATGTAATTTCATTGCTACCTCTCCTGGAGCAATGCTACTTCCAGAGCAGCTCATGTAGATGAAAACTTTGgtttgtccaatcagatttctgcCTGCTGTCTCCgagaggacaaaaaaaaatctcagaggCCTTTAGAATTTAAAACAAATGAGGATGAAGTTGTGGATTGTCATATTCTTTAGCCAATCAGTTTTGAGTTTGCTATGCTGGGTGTATTCTTTGACATGCCATGGCCTTCCACCTGGCTTTTCAGCTACATCACAGGTGTAGGGTGTTCGGTGAACCAGCTGAGTAACTGAAACTAGGCTAACAGGTATTGTAATGCTTCACTTAAGCTCACATTGTTGGCTTTGTTTTTTAATGCACAATGGCTGAAGGTGGAGAAGAAATGGATTGGGTGACGGATTTACTGGGGAAGCCTCTTTCAACAAGGTCCTTCCAGGAGAAGTTGGAAATTGTGAGGAAGGGCCGACCGACCAGGCAGCTAACCACCTTGTCACAGCAAGGAAAAGGATTTGTCCGGCACTTTCAAACAAACAACTATGAGAGGTACACCTGGCTTACAGCGTCTGTACAGCAGTGCAAATTGTATTGCTGGGATTGCCTCTTATTTGCAACAGATCGAAATAGTGTTTGGAGCCACACTGGATTCATGGATCTCAACTGCCTAACCAGAGTGGCAACgaggcaccaaatcacaacgggACACTTGCAAGCAATGGTGCTATTGAAAACTTTTGGAGGCACACAAGTGGATCTGCAACTCATTGAGAAAATACGAAGGGAAACAGTTACACAACGA
The window above is part of the Thalassophryne amazonica chromosome 22, fThaAma1.1, whole genome shotgun sequence genome. Proteins encoded here:
- the nfyba gene encoding nuclear transcription factor Y, beta a produces the protein MDGDSSTTDASQLGISGEYMASSHYVLQSQDDDADESLNDHEDGGIKENYREQDIYLPIANVARIMKNAVPQTGKIAKDAKECVQECVSEFISFITSEASERCHQEKRKTINGEDILFAMSTLGFDMYVEPLKLYLQKFREAMKGEKGIPGVAVGEGLGEELGDDSFTNQLPAGIITADGQQQNVMVYTTSYQQIPAVQQIQFS